The Syntrophales bacterium DNA segment TCCTACATACCCGGGATCGGTCATAATCTACAGGAGCATTCCGTTGTTCTTTTACGGGGTGGCAGAGTGAAGGATCTTCCCGGCGTACGGTACCATATCGTGCGGGGGGCCCTTGACGCCGTCGGTGTGCAGGACAGGAAACAGGGCCGGTCCAAATACGGTGCCAAAAGACCGAAATAATCTCGAAGAAGCAGGGATGGATGTATGCCGAGAAGACGAGACGTAGCGAAACGAAAAGTGATGCCGGATCAAAAGTACAACAACGTGCTGATTGCCCGGTTCATCAACAATCTTTTGAAGCGAGGCAAAAAGAGCGTTGCGGAGTCGATACTGTACGACTCGCTCGATCTTGTGGAAGAGCGCATGAAGGAATCACCGCTGTCAGTGTTTGAGCGGGCCCTCGAGAACGTAAAACCTGTTCTTGAGGTTAAATCGAAGAGGGTGGGCGGCGCCACCTACCAGGTTCCGACGGAAGTGAGACCCGATCGACGTATTGCCCTTGCCATTCGATGGATAATAGGGAACGCGAAAAGCCGTCCCGGGAGAAGCATGGAGGAAAAACTCGCGGCCGAATTCATGGATGCCGCAAGCAACCGGGGTGCCTCCGTAAAGAAAAGAGAGGATACCCACAAGATGGCCGAGGCAAACAAGGCCTTCGCTCATTACCGGTTCTGAAGAATGACTGCTTTGTACAATGGTACCGGAGGCATGTCTCCGGCACTATAGCCGGATGCTTGATTGCGCTCTTTCCTTCGTCGTTGCGGCGTACCCCACAGTACACCTCATTCTTCAGGATGTGCGCGCCTTGCCTCAAGGAACTTTTTACAAAGCCGTCCTCTATCGGACGTTTTTCGACTTCATCAAGAATGTTCGTTGCCTGAAACCGCCCTGCGTCAGGGTGGCGGCTGAGCCGGCAGAGTTTTACAGTCGAGGTTGTTCCGTACCGTCGGAATTGATTGAATTGTCTGTTTTACGCACGGGTGATAGCGCCCATTTTAACTAAAGGAGGCATTGGTTATGGCGAAGAAAAAATTTGAAAGGAAAAAGCCCCATCTCAATATTGGGACAATCGGCCATGTCGATCACGGCAAAACAACCTTGACTGCCGCGATAACAAAGCACCTGTCCTCAAAGGGCCTTGCCGATTTCATGGCCTTTGAGCAGATCGACAATGCGCCCGAGGAGAAGGAGCGAGGCGTAACCATCAACATCTCTCACGTTGAATACGAAACGGACAAGCGCCACTATGCGCACGTGGATTGCCCCGGTCACGCCGACTATATAAAGAACATGATTTCGGGAGCCGCCCACATGGACGGAACCATTCTGGTCGTTGCCGCCTCCGACGGACCCATGCCCCAGACTCGTGAGCATATACTCCTCGCCCGCCAGGTGCAGGTTCCCTATATAGTTGTGTTCATGAACAAGGTTGACCTTGTCGATGATCCTGAACTGCTGGACCTTGTCGAACTGGAACTGCGAGAGCTTCTCACGGCCTACGAGTTTCCCGGCGATGAACTGCCTATCATCCGCGGTTCCGCCCTGAAGGCACTTGAGACGGACGATCCGAATTCAGAGGATGCCAGGTGCATCAAGGAACTGATGGATGCCGTCGACACCTTTATTCCCGAACCTGTGAGAGACACGGATAAACCCTTCCTCATGCCCATAGGCGATGTTTTCACCATATCGGGCAGGGGTACCGTTGTGACGGGAAGAATCGATCGTGGCATCATCAGAACCGGCGAGGAAGTTGAAGTGGTCGGTATCCGGCCCACTTTCAAGACGGTCTGCACCGGTGTCGAGATGTTCAGAAAGACCCTCGACGAAGGCCGTGCGGGAGATGACGTGGGCGTTCTTCTCAGAGGGACCAAGCGGGAAGAAGTGGAGCGGGGCCAGGTCGTGGCAAAGCCCGGTTCGATCACTCCCCATACGAAATTTGTGGCCCAGGTCTATGTTCTGACCAAGGAAGAGGGCGGACGACACACCCCCTTCTTCGAAGGCTACCGGCCGCAGTTTTACTTCAGAACGACAGACGTGACGGGCGTCGCGCACCTTCCCGAAGGAGTCGAGATGGTCATGCCCGGCGATAACGTCGAGCTGAGGGGAGAGTTGATCACGCCCATAGCCATGGAAGAACAACTCCGGTTCGCTATCCGTGAAGGCGGCAGAACCGTCGGCGCGGGCGTCGTCAGCAAGATTCTGGAATAAAATCGAAACAGTATTTCGGGTTAACAGGAACTCATGGAAAATCAAAAGATACGCATCAGGCTCAAATCCTACGATTACAAGCTGCTCGACCGGTCGGCGGAAGATATCGTAGAAACGGCGAAGAGAACGGGAGCCCGTGTTGCGGGGCCGATCCCGCTCCCCACGGACATCAACCGATACTGCGTGAACCGGTCGCCCCATGTGGATAAAAAATCCAGGGAGCAGTTCGAGATCCGGACGCACAAGAGACTGATCGACATAATCGAGCCCACACAGGCAACCGTCGACACGTTGATGAAACTCGACCTGTCGGCCGGTGTTGATGTGGAAATCAAATTGTAACGATAGACAATGCGGGGAGATGGTGAGGGATTACAGCCAATCTCCTCCTTTTTCTTACACAGGGTTTAGGGAACAGTGTCGGCTATGAAACGGGGATTGATAGGCAAGAAACTGGGTATGACCCAGATATTTTGGGAGGATGGCTCTGTCATTCCTGTGACGGTCGTGGAAGCGGGGCCTTGTGTGGTCATCCAGAAAAAAACAAAGGAAACAGACGGATACGGGGCGGTGCAGATCGGATTTGAGCGGCGCAGAGAAAAACGGACCACCAAGCCCCTGCAGGGGCACTTCAAGAAAGCCGACAAGGGTTTTTTCAGGGTCCTCAAGGAGATCAGAACCGAAACTCCGGAAGATTACGAAGTCGGGCAGGAATTAAGGGCGGACATTTTTTCCATCGGTGATCGCGTCGATGTGGTGGGAACTACCAAGGGTAAAGGTTTTGCCGGTGTCATCAAGCGGCATGGCTTCGGTGGCGGCAGGGCCTCCCATGGATCCATGTTTCACCGGGCCCCGGGTTCAATCGGTGCCAGCGCATCTCCCGCGAGAGTATTCAAGGGGACCAAGCTTCCCGGCCACGCGGGGAATAGCCACAAGACGGCTCAAAACCTGGTCGTCGTGGGCGTCAGGCCCGAGAGCAATCTGATTCTCGTCAAGGGTGCCGTTCCGGGCAGCACCAGCGGTATCGTCTTCATCAAGGACGCCGTTAAATAGGATTTTTTGGAGAGAGCGTGATGGCCCTTCAGGCAGTATACGACATAAACAGAAACGAGGTCGGCGAGGTTGATCTTGACGATCGCGTGTTTGCGGTTCCCGTCAATACCGACGTCATCTATGAAGTTGTGACCATGCAGCGGGCACAGCGAAGGAGCGGTACGGCATCGACAAAGCGTAGGGGCGACGTGCACGGAGGCGGGAAAAAACCCTGGAGGCAGAAGGGAACCGGAAGGGCGCGGGCTGGAACCATACGTTCACCTCTCTGGAAGGGGGGCGGTGTTGTTTTCGGTCCCCATCCCCGCAGTTACTCCTTCAAGGTTCCGAGGAAAGTACGCAAGGCGGCTCTCAAGTCTGCGTTGAGCATGAAGTTGAAAGAAAACCAGCTGATTATTCTCAGGGAATTTCCCATGGAAGAAATCAGAACAAAGCGGTTCAAGGAAGTAATGGATCGCTTCGAACTGGCAAAAACACTCTTTGTGCTGGACAGGGAGGATACAGTTCTTGACAAATCGTCCCGGAACATACCCGATGTCAAGATGATGAGGGCTGAAGGCATCAACGTCTATGACCTGTTGCGCTACGACACGGTGGTTCTCATGGAGCCGTCGGTAAAAATGATAGAGGGGGCGTTGTTGTCATGATGGAATTGTATTCAGTCATAAAGCGGCCCCTGATAACGGAAAAAAGTACGATTTTGCGTGAGCAGGACAATGCCTATGTCTTTGAGATAGATCGTTCCGCTACGAAGATAGACGTAAGACGGGCCGTGGAAAAGATTTTCAAGGTCAGGGTGGCTGATGTACGTACCGTCAATATGCGGGGAAAGACAAAGCGCCGCGGAAGAATAGTCGGCAGGCGAAATCACTGGAAGAAGGCGATTGTCACCCTTGCTCCGGGCAACACGATCGAACTCTTTGAAGGCGTATAAAAGGACAATGGTACATGGGGATTAAAACGTATAAGCCGACATCGCCGGGAAGGCGGCTGCAGACGGGGGCGTCCTTTGAAGAAATAACCGGTTGCGCTTCCGAAAAGTCGTTGCTGCGGCCCCTGAAGAAATCGGGAGGGCGCAACAACTACGGAAGGATGACAAGCCGCTACAAGGGTGGAGGGCACAAGCGCGCGTACCGGCTGATTGATTTCAAGCGGGAGAAAACAGACATACCGGCCCGGGTTGTGGCCATCGAATACGACCCGAATCGCTCTTCTCGTATCGCGCTTCTCTCTTACCGTGACGGGGAAAAACGCTACATACTGGCTCCCGTGGGTCTGCAGCCCGGAGATACCGTCATCAGCAGCGAAAGTGCCGACGTTAAGCCCGGAAACGCCCTGCCCCTGAAGAGCATCCCCCTGGGTACGCTGATTCACAACCTTGAGCTTAAGATCGGCAAAGGGGGGCAGATAATCAGGAGTGCGGGATCCTACGGCCAGTTGATGGCAAAGGAGGGCTCATACGCGCTGATTCGTCTTCCTTCGGGCGAAGTCCGCAAGGTACGGATCGAATGTAAGGCGACCATCGGCCAGGTTGGAAATATCGAGCACGAGAATATCAGTCTCGGCAAGGCCGGAAGGGCGCGATGGCTTGGAATCCGTCCGCATGTCAGGGGTGTCGTCAAGAACCCCGTGGATCATCCCATGGGCGGAGGGGAGGGAAAGTCGTCCGGCGGTCGTCATCCCTGTACACCTTGGGGCGTTCCCACGAAGGGCTACAAGACACGAAAGCGCAGCAAGGAATCCGACAAATATATCGTGAAGAAGAGAGGTTAAACGTGGCGCGTTCGGTAAAGAAAGGTCCCTACATCGAAGAAAAGCTTCTGAAAAAAGTGCGTAAGGCCGAAGAAGCGGGGAGTAGAGCGGTAATAAAAACGTGGTCCCGCCGTTCCACGATTACCCCCGAACTGCTCGGGCATACCTTCGCGGTGCATAACGGGAAAAAGTTTATCCCCGTGTATGTAACGGAAAACATGGTGGGCCACAAACTCGGCGAATTTGCTCCCACACGCACATTTTACGGTCACGCAGGGGATAGAAAATCGAAACTGAGGAAGAGATAACGAAGCGTCAACGACAGGTACGGGGTTGCAGGACATGCAAGCGAAAGCCATAGCCAAATATGTGCGCATATCACCGCAGAAGGTATCATTGGTGATTGACCTGATCCGCGGAAAGCGGATCGAGGAAGCCGAGACGGTACTGAAATTTACGGAGAAAAAAGCGGCGCAGATCATCGGAAAGCTGTTGAAGTCGGCTGTTGCCAACGCGGCACAGAATCCCAACATGGATGAATCCGTCCTCTACGTGAAAGAAGCCTATGTTGGCCCCGGGCCCACGCTGAAACGGTGGCGGTCGCGGGCGCAGGGAAGAGTGGCGCCGATACGAAAAAAGACCAGCAACATCACCGTAATAGTGGCGGAACGGTAACGGTTGAGGAGGTGAGGCCTTGGGCCAGAAAGTAAATCCGATCGGATTCAGGCTGGGGATCAACAAAACGTGGAATTCCCGATGGTTTGCGGGTAAGAACTACAGCAAGCTGTTGCATGAGGATATCAAGATCAGGAACTTCCTGAAAAAGAAATTTTATCATGCCGGCATATCGAAAATTGAAATTGAGCGGGCTGCGGAAAAAGCAAAAATAAATATTTACACGGCCAGGCCCGGTATCATCATCGGCAGGAAGGGTTCGGAAATTGAAAAGATCAAGGCCGAACTCGAGCGGTTCATGTCCGGTGAGGCCATCATCAATATACTCGAGGTGCGCAAGCCCGAGGTGGATGCGCAGCTTGTGGCGGAAAATATAGCGCTGCAGTTGGAACGCCGGGTCGCTTTTCGACGGGCGATGAAGCGAGGCGTTCAGACAGCCATGAAATTCGGTGCCCAGGGAATCAGGGTTACCTGTGCGGGACGGCTCGGTGGTGCCGAGATGGCGCGGCGGGAATGGTATCGCGAAGGCCGCGTGCCTCTTCATACGTTGCGGGCGGACATTGATTACGGATTGGCGGAGGCGAACACGACCTACGGGAGGATCGGGGTCAAGGTGCTCATATTCCACGGAGAAGTGTTGCCCGAGGGAAAAGCGGCGACTACCTAGTGCCGTGTGAAACCAAAATTTTAGGTCAGATTCCGCCGCGTGGGGCGCGAGTTGCGTTACCCGGGGAAAGAGTAAGCGTGACACGGTGCTAGTGCCGTGTGAAACCAAAATTTTGGGTGAGATTCTGCCGCGTGGGGCGCGAGTTGCGCTACCCGGGGAAAGAATAAGCGTGATCCGGTGCGGTCACAAGGTGAAACGGGTACGGTCAGACAGGACGGGAAATTATGCTGGCTCCAAAACGAGTAAAATACCGAAAAGCACAGAAAATGAGGGGTTCCCTGGGGGGTAAGGCCCAGCGAGGGAACAAGGTTGACTTCGGTGAGTATGGGTTGCAAGCCGTTGAAAACGGCCAGATCACGGCTCGCCAGATCGAGGCCGCCCGTATCGCCATTACTCGCCACGTCAGGCGCGGAGGCAAGGTCTGGATACGCATATTCCCCCATAAACCCATAACCAGGAAGCCTCTTGAAACGCGAATGGGGAAGGGGAAGGGTTCTCCGGAAGAATGGGTTGCCGTCGTCAGGAGAGGAGCCGTTCTCTATGAAATGGAAGGAATCCCCAAGGAAATCGCCCGCGAGGCCTTCAAGCTGGCGGCCCAGAAACTTCCCGTAGCGACGAAATTCCTATCCCGGGAGATATTGGATGAAGTCTAAAGACGTCAGAGAGTTAAGTGTTGAGGAGCTGCAGCAGAGGGAGAAGCGCCTGGAGGAAGACCTTTTCAGGTTGCGCTTCCGCAACACGGCGGGCCAGCTTGAATCATCGGCATCGCTGGGGAAGACCCGCAGGAATATCGCCCTGATAAAGACAATTCTCAGGGAAAAGGGGGTACAATAGCAGGAATGGATCAGCGCAAGCCACGGAAAACCCTTCAGGGAATCGTCGTCAGCGACAAAATGGACAAGACAGTTGTCGTACGGACAGAGCGGCTGGTAAAGTTCCCGAAGTTTCACAAGTACATAAAACGACACGTCACATATAAGGCCCACGACGAAGAAAACAGCTGCGGTATCGGAGATCGTGTGCTGATTGCTGAGTCCAGGCCTCTGAGCAAGGAAAAAAGATGGCGGGTCAGGCAGATCATTGAGAAGGCCAGGTAGAATGCTGCAAGGTATGAGGTGGTCCTTATGATACAGATGCAGACATCCTTGAATGTGGCGGACAACTCCGGTGCCAAACGGGTGAGTTGCATTAAGGTTCTCGGCGGGTCGAAAAGACGGTACGCCCGGGTTGGTGACGTCATAATCGTTTCCGTGAAAGAGGCGATGCCCCACGGGAAAGTGAAAAAGGGAGATGTCATGAAGGCCGTGGTGGTGAGAACAACGAAAGAAACGAGCCGTGACGACGGAACCAGTTTGCGGTTCGACGATAATGCCGCTGTTCTTATAAACGATAATATGGAGCCCGTGGGAACAAGAATATTCGGACCCGTGGCCCGGGAGTTACGGGCCAGGCAGTTCATGAAAATAGTTTCACTGGCGCCTGAAGCGCTCTAACCGTGAACATCAGGGAAAGCAGATAGCGGGAAGAAGCCCATGCATGTAAAAAAAGGTGACACTGTAAAAATCCTCGCGGGCAAGGAAAAGGGAAAGACCGGAAAGATTCTTTCCATTCTTCAGGATAAGGGAAGAGTCGTGGTGGAGAAGGTAAACTTCGTAAAAAAACACCAGCGTCCCGACGGAAAAGGTAAAGGCGGGATCCTCCAGAAAGAAGGTTCGATCCATCTTTCAAACGTCATGGTCCTCTGCGGAAAATGTGAGAAGGGGATCCGCGTGGGGTACAGGAAACTTGAAGACGGCAAGAAAGTACGTGTCTGCAGGAAGTGCGGCGAGGTACTTGACGCATAGTCAAAGGACAGGTCAATGGCGAGACTGAAAGAATACTACAGAAGCGAGGTCCTTCCCGCTCTGACAAAGAAATTCGGCTACAGGAACAGAATGGAAGTTCCCCGGCTCGAGAAGATCGTTCTGAACATGGGGCTGGGGGAGGCCATACAGAACGTGAAGATCCTTGACGGCGCGGTGGCTGAACTCGCCATGATCAGCGGTCAGAAACCGGTTATCACAAAGGCGAAGAAATCGATTGCCACCTTCAAACTGAGAAAGGGCATGTCCATCGGGTGCATGGTGACTCTCAGGAGTGACCGGATGTATGAGTTCTTTGACCGCTTTGTCAATGTCGCCATCCCCCGGATCAGGGATTTCAGGGGTATTTCCCCCCGGTCCTTCGATGGGAGAGGAAACTTCTCGACGGGCGTCAACGAACACTATATTTTCCCCGAAACGGATCTTGACAAGATAGAGAAGGTCCTTGGTCTGAACATCACTATTGTTACAACGGCACAGACGGACGATGAGGCGCGGGAGTTGCTTCGACTGATGGGTCTGGCCTTTCGAAACTAGCTGCTGGAGGAGTGAGCGTGGCAAAAACGTCCTTGATGGTAAAATCGAAAAGGAAACAGAAGTTTTCTGTACGGGAATATAATCGATGTCCCCTCTGCGGAAGAGCGCGCGCCTACTATCGAAAATTTGACATGTGCCGGATATGCCTGAGAACACGGGCACTCGATGGAGGGATTCCCGGCGTTATCAAGGCGAGTTGGTAAGGGGTATGAACT contains these protein-coding regions:
- the rpsG gene encoding 30S ribosomal protein S7 produces the protein MPRRRDVAKRKVMPDQKYNNVLIARFINNLLKRGKKSVAESILYDSLDLVEERMKESPLSVFERALENVKPVLEVKSKRVGGATYQVPTEVRPDRRIALAIRWIIGNAKSRPGRSMEEKLAAEFMDAASNRGASVKKREDTHKMAEANKAFAHYRF
- the tuf gene encoding elongation factor Tu, which gives rise to MAKKKFERKKPHLNIGTIGHVDHGKTTLTAAITKHLSSKGLADFMAFEQIDNAPEEKERGVTINISHVEYETDKRHYAHVDCPGHADYIKNMISGAAHMDGTILVVAASDGPMPQTREHILLARQVQVPYIVVFMNKVDLVDDPELLDLVELELRELLTAYEFPGDELPIIRGSALKALETDDPNSEDARCIKELMDAVDTFIPEPVRDTDKPFLMPIGDVFTISGRGTVVTGRIDRGIIRTGEEVEVVGIRPTFKTVCTGVEMFRKTLDEGRAGDDVGVLLRGTKREEVERGQVVAKPGSITPHTKFVAQVYVLTKEEGGRHTPFFEGYRPQFYFRTTDVTGVAHLPEGVEMVMPGDNVELRGELITPIAMEEQLRFAIREGGRTVGAGVVSKILE
- the rpsJ gene encoding 30S ribosomal protein S10, producing MENQKIRIRLKSYDYKLLDRSAEDIVETAKRTGARVAGPIPLPTDINRYCVNRSPHVDKKSREQFEIRTHKRLIDIIEPTQATVDTLMKLDLSAGVDVEIKL
- the rplC gene encoding 50S ribosomal protein L3 produces the protein MKRGLIGKKLGMTQIFWEDGSVIPVTVVEAGPCVVIQKKTKETDGYGAVQIGFERRREKRTTKPLQGHFKKADKGFFRVLKEIRTETPEDYEVGQELRADIFSIGDRVDVVGTTKGKGFAGVIKRHGFGGGRASHGSMFHRAPGSIGASASPARVFKGTKLPGHAGNSHKTAQNLVVVGVRPESNLILVKGAVPGSTSGIVFIKDAVK
- the rplD gene encoding 50S ribosomal protein L4, with amino-acid sequence MALQAVYDINRNEVGEVDLDDRVFAVPVNTDVIYEVVTMQRAQRRSGTASTKRRGDVHGGGKKPWRQKGTGRARAGTIRSPLWKGGGVVFGPHPRSYSFKVPRKVRKAALKSALSMKLKENQLIILREFPMEEIRTKRFKEVMDRFELAKTLFVLDREDTVLDKSSRNIPDVKMMRAEGINVYDLLRYDTVVLMEPSVKMIEGALLS
- a CDS encoding 50S ribosomal protein L23, with protein sequence MMELYSVIKRPLITEKSTILREQDNAYVFEIDRSATKIDVRRAVEKIFKVRVADVRTVNMRGKTKRRGRIVGRRNHWKKAIVTLAPGNTIELFEGV
- the rplB gene encoding 50S ribosomal protein L2; translation: MGIKTYKPTSPGRRLQTGASFEEITGCASEKSLLRPLKKSGGRNNYGRMTSRYKGGGHKRAYRLIDFKREKTDIPARVVAIEYDPNRSSRIALLSYRDGEKRYILAPVGLQPGDTVISSESADVKPGNALPLKSIPLGTLIHNLELKIGKGGQIIRSAGSYGQLMAKEGSYALIRLPSGEVRKVRIECKATIGQVGNIEHENISLGKAGRARWLGIRPHVRGVVKNPVDHPMGGGEGKSSGGRHPCTPWGVPTKGYKTRKRSKESDKYIVKKRG
- the rpsS gene encoding 30S ribosomal protein S19; the encoded protein is MARSVKKGPYIEEKLLKKVRKAEEAGSRAVIKTWSRRSTITPELLGHTFAVHNGKKFIPVYVTENMVGHKLGEFAPTRTFYGHAGDRKSKLRKR
- the rplV gene encoding 50S ribosomal protein L22, translated to MQAKAIAKYVRISPQKVSLVIDLIRGKRIEEAETVLKFTEKKAAQIIGKLLKSAVANAAQNPNMDESVLYVKEAYVGPGPTLKRWRSRAQGRVAPIRKKTSNITVIVAER
- the rpsC gene encoding 30S ribosomal protein S3, giving the protein MGQKVNPIGFRLGINKTWNSRWFAGKNYSKLLHEDIKIRNFLKKKFYHAGISKIEIERAAEKAKINIYTARPGIIIGRKGSEIEKIKAELERFMSGEAIINILEVRKPEVDAQLVAENIALQLERRVAFRRAMKRGVQTAMKFGAQGIRVTCAGRLGGAEMARREWYREGRVPLHTLRADIDYGLAEANTTYGRIGVKVLIFHGEVLPEGKAATT
- the rplP gene encoding 50S ribosomal protein L16; translation: MLAPKRVKYRKAQKMRGSLGGKAQRGNKVDFGEYGLQAVENGQITARQIEAARIAITRHVRRGGKVWIRIFPHKPITRKPLETRMGKGKGSPEEWVAVVRRGAVLYEMEGIPKEIAREAFKLAAQKLPVATKFLSREILDEV
- the rpmC gene encoding 50S ribosomal protein L29, whose product is MKSKDVRELSVEELQQREKRLEEDLFRLRFRNTAGQLESSASLGKTRRNIALIKTILREKGVQ
- the rpsQ gene encoding 30S ribosomal protein S17; protein product: MDQRKPRKTLQGIVVSDKMDKTVVVRTERLVKFPKFHKYIKRHVTYKAHDEENSCGIGDRVLIAESRPLSKEKRWRVRQIIEKAR
- the rplN gene encoding 50S ribosomal protein L14, which gives rise to MIQMQTSLNVADNSGAKRVSCIKVLGGSKRRYARVGDVIIVSVKEAMPHGKVKKGDVMKAVVVRTTKETSRDDGTSLRFDDNAAVLINDNMEPVGTRIFGPVARELRARQFMKIVSLAPEAL
- the rplX gene encoding 50S ribosomal protein L24, with the translated sequence MHVKKGDTVKILAGKEKGKTGKILSILQDKGRVVVEKVNFVKKHQRPDGKGKGGILQKEGSIHLSNVMVLCGKCEKGIRVGYRKLEDGKKVRVCRKCGEVLDA
- the rplE gene encoding 50S ribosomal protein L5 is translated as MARLKEYYRSEVLPALTKKFGYRNRMEVPRLEKIVLNMGLGEAIQNVKILDGAVAELAMISGQKPVITKAKKSIATFKLRKGMSIGCMVTLRSDRMYEFFDRFVNVAIPRIRDFRGISPRSFDGRGNFSTGVNEHYIFPETDLDKIEKVLGLNITIVTTAQTDDEARELLRLMGLAFRN
- a CDS encoding type Z 30S ribosomal protein S14, whose translation is MAKTSLMVKSKRKQKFSVREYNRCPLCGRARAYYRKFDMCRICLRTRALDGGIPGVIKASW